In Paenibacillus hexagrammi, the following are encoded in one genomic region:
- a CDS encoding acyl carrier protein — translation MSNEVVIDLSLGQHALPSASEFMFHPTLMDGSGVGASDLIASVLTETQQLFLPLFYKSFRASALLQKKCLARISRSSIQSKNELIYLTLEFFDEFGKKAGELSDLAAKLVREPAIIHPSRKNNVQPLLEQSVAASQEATSSSDRVQIAPAEVERFLQQLLADQVKKPAHLIHIKIEYYEMGLDSSGLMSVVDAIEAKLEVKLPPTLLFEYTTIAELAAYLIQNYAPEFSRYNQRKQTDEQTDPKHHEKLSESLY, via the coding sequence TTGAGTAATGAGGTAGTCATTGATCTCTCACTCGGACAACATGCTCTTCCCAGCGCCTCCGAGTTTATGTTTCATCCTACCTTGATGGATGGAAGCGGAGTGGGTGCAAGCGACTTGATCGCAAGCGTACTTACCGAAACGCAGCAGCTTTTTTTGCCGCTGTTTTACAAGTCGTTTCGCGCTTCCGCGTTATTACAAAAAAAATGCTTGGCCCGAATTTCACGTTCATCTATCCAATCAAAAAATGAACTGATCTATTTGACATTGGAATTCTTTGACGAATTCGGGAAAAAAGCAGGCGAACTGAGCGATCTGGCGGCTAAGCTAGTTCGAGAGCCGGCTATCATCCATCCTAGCCGCAAAAACAACGTACAACCATTGTTGGAACAGTCGGTCGCAGCTTCTCAGGAAGCAACCAGCAGCTCAGATCGCGTTCAAATCGCCCCCGCTGAGGTGGAGCGTTTCTTGCAACAATTGCTCGCAGACCAGGTGAAAAAGCCAGCCCATTTGATTCATATAAAGATCGAATATTATGAAATGGGATTGGATTCGTCCGGATTAATGAGTGTTGTCGATGCTATTGAAGCCAAACTCGAGGTCAAATTACCGCCGACCTTGTTATTTGAATACACGACCATTGCAGAATTAGCAGCATATCTGATCCAAAATTATGCACCGGAATTCAGTAGATACAACCAGAGAAAGCAAACGGACGAACAAACGGATCCGAAGCATCATGAGAAGCTATCGGAATCGCTTTATTAG
- a CDS encoding MBL fold metallo-hydrolase, which translates to MDTHSVYPLKLRNRNSINYTYVIVDHTTRQLAIIDPAWELAKIESTMHMLNGHLTTILLTHSHNDHVNLVHRLLEKYNPQVYLSHKEIHYYNFACENLHPFEDNDVIMLGDTSVSCMLTPGHTYGSSCFLISNDLFTGDTVFIEGCGLCDTVGGDPDKMFHSIQRIKSTIKPEVQIFPGHSYGKDPGYTLEYLLRHNIYFQFINKEHFINFRMRKGQKNLFNFC; encoded by the coding sequence ATGGATACCCATTCGGTGTACCCGTTAAAATTACGAAACCGAAATTCTATAAATTATACATACGTGATCGTCGATCATACAACCAGACAGTTAGCCATCATCGACCCGGCGTGGGAATTGGCTAAAATCGAATCCACCATGCACATGTTGAATGGGCATCTTACAACGATTTTATTGACCCATTCTCACAACGACCATGTGAATCTAGTTCATCGATTATTAGAAAAGTACAACCCGCAAGTATATCTGTCTCATAAAGAAATACATTACTATAATTTCGCTTGTGAAAACTTACATCCATTCGAAGATAACGATGTAATCATGCTTGGCGATACGTCAGTATCATGTATGCTGACCCCAGGACACACATATGGAAGTTCTTGTTTTCTCATATCGAATGACTTGTTTACCGGAGACACGGTATTTATCGAAGGTTGTGGGCTTTGCGACACGGTTGGGGGAGATCCGGATAAGATGTTTCATAGCATCCAAAGGATAAAGTCAACCATTAAGCCGGAGGTTCAAATATTCCCTGGTCATTCCTATGGGAAAGATCCTGGATATACCTTGGAGTATCTGTTAAGGCACAATATTTACTTTCAATTCATAAACAAAGAACATTTTATTAATTTTAGAATGAGAAAAGGTCAAAAAAATCTGTTTAATTTTTGTTGA